The genome window TCCGCCAGGTGAAGTTCCGCCGGGCCATGGCCCACCTGATGGACAAAAAGTCCATGATCGAGGTGGCCCTGGGCGGCCTGGGCCAGCCCCAGTGGAGCCCCATCTCCATCCCCAACAAGGCCTTCTTCACCGACGATGTGGCTAAGTTCGAGTTCAGCCCGCAAAAAGCCGCTCAACTCCTGGCCGAGCTGGGCTTCCGCAGCAAGAACCGCGACGGTTGGTTGGTGAACGCCCAGGGTAAGGTGCTGGAGTTCAACCTGGTCACCAACCAGGGCAACAACGTGCGTGAGCGTATTGCCCAGATCTTCCGCGACGAGGCCCGCAAGATTGGGGTCAAGGTGGAGTACCGGCCCATCGACTTCAACGAGCTGGTGCGCCAGCTTACCAGCCCCGCCGCCGATGGCACCCGCGAGTTCGACGCCATCCTGATCGGCCTCACCGGCGGTATCGAACCGGCCTTCAGCCGCAACGTCTGGGAGCTTAACGGCTCGTTGCACATGTGGAACCTGGGCACCGGTGGTAAAAACCCCGCTAAGGTTGAGGCCTTTGAGGTGCTGATCGACACCCTCATGAAGCGCGGTGCGACCACCCTCGACCAGGCCCAGCGCCGCCAGATCTACGTGCAATTCCAGAAGGTGGTGGCCGAGAACCTGCCCATCATCTACACCGTGGCCCCGGCCTACAACCCGGCCCGGCTGACCCGCCTGGGTGGGATGTTCCCCAAAGAGCAGATCAACTCCATCAACGAGCAGTACCCGTACATCGAGACCGTTTTTGCTAAGGAGTGAACGCCTTCTGGGGCAAGGGGTGGCCCACCACCCCTTGCCTTTATGCTGAGGTTCTATGTTTGCTTACGTCGTAAGAAGGCTGCTCCAGCTCATTCCTACCTTCTTTGGGGCTACCCTGCTGGCTTTTCTGGTGATTCAGCTTGCGCCAGGCGATTTTGTGACCCGGCTCGAGCTCGACCCCACCCAGGACCGCGAGTCCATCGCTAACCTGCGTCAACAACTCGGCCTCGACCAGCCCCTACCGGTGCAGTATGCCAAGTGGCTCTCCGGCATCCTGCAAGGCTATCTGGGCCTGTCCCTTTCCTACAAGACTGACGTCTGGAACGTAATCGGCCAGCGCATCCTGAACTCCATGGTGCTGGTGGTGCTGGCTACCCTGATGATCTATCTGATTGCCATTCCCATCGGGGTGTACTCGGCTATTCGCAAATACACCTGGCCCGACCGTACTTTTACGGTGCTGGCCTTTCTGGGCCTGGCCATCCCCAACTTTTTCTTTGGCCTGATCATGCTGTTTCTGGCGGTCTGGCTCAACGACCTGACCAATATGCGCATCCTGCCCATTGGGGGCATGACCACCGAGTTTATTCATCTGGGCAACCTGACCCGCACGGCCCAGATTCTCTTCCCATTCGCCTTGCTGGGAACCCTGATTTTTGCTGGGCTCTTCTGGCAGCGAAGCCG of Meiothermus sp. contains these proteins:
- a CDS encoding ABC transporter permease, with protein sequence MFAYVVRRLLQLIPTFFGATLLAFLVIQLAPGDFVTRLELDPTQDRESIANLRQQLGLDQPLPVQYAKWLSGILQGYLGLSLSYKTDVWNVIGQRILNSMVLVVLATLMIYLIAIPIGVYSAIRKYTWPDRTFTVLAFLGLAIPNFFFGLIMLFLAVWLNDLTNMRILPIGGMTTEFIHLGNLTRTAQILFPFALLGTLIFAGLFWQRSRRGQAATFGIWVGLVLFGMSTLLMLAPLVQGPGLPERLPYSDSPLWARATNVLWHAFPVVIVVGTSGLAGLMRVMRGQMLDVLSQDYIRTARAKGLNERVVIYKHALRNAVIPFIAGIGGLLPGLIGGAGLVEVTMAWPGITPALLEAISAIDIYVIMGLITITTVLLMIGNVVSDLLLALVDPRIRYS